Proteins from one Panicum virgatum strain AP13 chromosome 7K, P.virgatum_v5, whole genome shotgun sequence genomic window:
- the LOC120639621 gene encoding G patch domain-containing protein 8-like has translation MENNKKRWKAAQEGQGGGGSGHRVDLDDEDDLEEFRLPMSHRPTENLDTEGLEQASVHTQLTASNVGFRLLQKMGWKTGKGLGKNEQGILEPIRADIRDAKLGVGKQEEDDFFTSEENVQRKKLNIELEETEEHIKKREVIAEREHKIRSEVKEIQKVFFCSLCNKQYKLAHEFESHLSSYDHNHRKRFKEMREMQSSSGSRDDRQKREQQREEKELAKITQLADAHRKQQQKQENSEAPAESAAPKNIAGPSNQDQRRTLKFGFSKMAPSKVPVGNASKKPKVATKVSSVFGNDSDEDS, from the exons ATG GAGAACAACAAGAAGCGTTGGAAGGCGGCCCAGgaggggcagggcggcggcggcagcgggcacCGAGTGGATCTGGATGACGAGGACGACCTCGAGGAGTTCCGGCTGCCGATGAGCCACCGGCCGACCGAGAACCTCGACACGGAGGGGCTCGAGCAGGCCTCCGTCCACACGCAGCTCACCGCCTCCAACGTCGGCTTCCGGCTGCTCCAGAAGATGGGCTGGAAGACCGGCAAGGGGCTCGGCAAGAACGAGCAAG GTATACTAGAGCCAATAAGAGCTGACATCAGAGATGCAAAATTAGGTGTTGGGAAACAAGAGGAAGATGACTTCTTCACATCTGAAGAGAATGTACAAAGAAAGAAATTGAATATTGAACTTGAGGAGACCGAGGAACATATAAAGAAGCGTGAG GTCATAGCAGAGCGTGAGCACAAAATCCGCAGTGAAGTCAAGGAGATACAGAAGGTGTTCTTTTGCAGCCTCTGCAATAAGCAATACAAGCTGGCTCATGAATTTGAGAGTCACTTGAGCTCATATGACCACAATCATAGGAAG AGGTTTAAAGAAATGAGAGAAATGCAGAGCAGCAGTGGTAGCCGTGATGACAGGCAGAAACGTGAACAACAACGGGAAGAGAAGGAACTAGCAAAAATCACACAACT GGCAGATGCTCATaggaagcagcagcagaagcaagaAAATTCAGAGGCCCCAGCAGAGAGTGCTGCACCAAAAAACATTGCGGGCCCTAGCAATCAGGATCAGCGGCGGACATTGAAGTTTGGATTTTCCAAAATGGCTCCTTCCAAG